In the Bradyrhizobium guangzhouense genome, one interval contains:
- the treS gene encoding maltose alpha-D-glucosyltransferase, giving the protein MNVLSSVDTKKAEAAAIADELWYKDAIIYQLHVKAFADSNNDGIGDFAGLTEKLPYLQDLGVTALWLLPFYPSPGRDDGYDIADYGSVNPDFGTMKDFKRFIQEAQKRGLRVITELVVNHTSDQHNWFKRARRSHAGSSARDWYVWSDTDQKYQGTRIIFTDTEKSNWTWDPEAGAFYWHRFFSHQPDLNFDNPRVVSAIIQVMKRWLDAGVDGFRLDAIPYLCEREGTSNENLPETHAIIKRLRQELDAYSKGKLLLAEANQWPEDVQEYFGRGDECHMAYHFPLMPRIYMAIAQEDRFPITDILRQTPDIPASCQWALFLRNHDELTLEMVTDVERDYLWTTYANDPRARINVGIRRRLAPLMDNDRRKIELMNSLLLSFPGTPIIYYGDEIGMGDNIYLGDRNGVRTPMQWSPDRNGGFSRADPARLYAPLIMDPVYGYESVNVEAQSRSLSSLLNATKRLISVRKSTLAFGRGTMTFIRPANRAVLAYVRQYRDEVILCVANLSRAAQATELDLSPWKDRIPQEMLGRTRFPAIGELPYMITLGPYGFYWFQLQERDKSEPVVPRAVPEFETLVVPVNSNWVSLARERGVFERDVLPGFLSRTRWYPEHNPKHIEAALTSAVPFSDIGDNRPWIAFFETAHDDVTTRYVLPMQIEWVRFDRERFNPRALAAVRQGAREGTLLDVATDQIFIGLFLRGLSQNLVVDENNLRLEFKPTSRFADYTVKEPARIRAVEQSNSTALVDNQYVAKIYRRLESGTNPEIEIGNYLTEVARFPNTPALLGSVELVEGASRSAVGVLHAYVENQGDGWAVTTGYLDRYVDEQRVLPPDETHRETQEQGPYLHFVTQIGRRLAELHMALAAAKSTDLAPQPIGKADVKRWTTDLKGRAERVFDRLADIRDGLREGDQPLVDQLAAMRATVPDHIDALLPSDIGGLNIRHHGDFRLGQTLIVKDDIFIIDFDGDPHLTLADKRRKLPAARDVAGLVRSIDLSVNAALGRALSGGSDEHGRLAAALGEWRGRATATFLSAYREAMTDRRLWPEDAHCAESMLRFFLLDLAFDEVEYELSHRPEGLHAPLTGLLRILSSAGSEAHA; this is encoded by the coding sequence ATGAATGTTCTGTCTTCCGTCGACACCAAGAAGGCCGAGGCTGCCGCGATCGCGGATGAGCTCTGGTACAAGGACGCGATCATCTACCAGCTCCACGTCAAGGCCTTTGCCGACAGCAACAATGACGGTATCGGCGATTTTGCCGGGCTGACCGAGAAGCTGCCTTATCTGCAGGATCTCGGCGTCACCGCGCTGTGGCTGCTGCCGTTCTACCCCTCGCCCGGCCGCGACGACGGTTACGACATCGCCGATTATGGTTCGGTCAATCCCGATTTCGGCACGATGAAGGACTTCAAGCGCTTCATCCAGGAAGCGCAGAAGCGCGGCCTGCGCGTCATCACCGAGCTCGTCGTCAACCACACCTCCGACCAGCACAATTGGTTCAAGCGTGCGCGCCGCAGCCATGCCGGCTCCAGCGCGCGCGACTGGTATGTCTGGAGCGACACCGACCAGAAATACCAGGGCACGCGGATCATCTTCACCGACACCGAGAAGTCGAACTGGACCTGGGATCCCGAGGCCGGCGCGTTCTACTGGCATCGCTTCTTCTCGCATCAGCCGGACCTCAATTTCGACAATCCGCGCGTCGTCAGCGCCATCATCCAGGTGATGAAGCGCTGGCTGGACGCCGGTGTCGACGGCTTCCGCCTGGACGCCATTCCCTATCTCTGCGAGCGCGAGGGCACTTCGAACGAGAACCTCCCGGAGACGCATGCGATCATCAAGCGCCTGCGCCAGGAACTCGATGCCTATTCCAAGGGAAAGCTCTTGCTGGCCGAGGCCAATCAATGGCCTGAAGACGTGCAGGAATATTTCGGCCGTGGCGACGAGTGCCACATGGCCTACCACTTCCCGCTGATGCCGCGCATCTACATGGCGATCGCGCAGGAAGACCGTTTCCCGATCACCGACATCCTGCGCCAGACGCCCGATATCCCGGCGAGCTGCCAGTGGGCGCTGTTCCTGCGCAACCATGACGAGCTGACGCTGGAGATGGTCACCGACGTCGAACGTGACTATCTCTGGACCACCTATGCCAACGATCCCCGCGCCCGCATCAATGTCGGCATCCGCAGGCGTCTCGCGCCGCTGATGGACAACGACCGGCGCAAGATCGAGCTGATGAACTCGCTGCTGCTGTCGTTTCCCGGCACGCCGATCATCTATTACGGCGACGAGATCGGCATGGGCGACAATATCTATCTCGGCGACCGCAACGGCGTACGCACACCGATGCAATGGAGCCCGGACCGCAATGGCGGCTTCTCCCGCGCCGATCCGGCCCGCCTCTACGCGCCGCTGATCATGGATCCCGTCTACGGCTACGAATCCGTCAATGTGGAGGCGCAGTCGCGCAGCCTGTCCTCGCTGCTGAATGCCACCAAGCGGCTGATCTCGGTGCGCAAGTCGACGCTCGCGTTCGGCCGCGGCACCATGACCTTCATCCGCCCTGCCAACCGCGCCGTGCTCGCCTATGTCCGGCAATATCGCGACGAAGTCATCCTCTGCGTCGCCAATCTGTCGCGCGCGGCGCAGGCAACCGAGCTCGACCTGTCGCCCTGGAAGGATCGCATCCCGCAGGAGATGCTCGGCCGCACGCGTTTTCCAGCGATCGGCGAATTGCCCTACATGATCACGCTGGGGCCCTACGGCTTCTACTGGTTCCAGCTTCAGGAGCGCGACAAGTCCGAGCCGGTGGTGCCGCGCGCGGTGCCGGAATTCGAGACGCTGGTGGTCCCTGTCAATTCGAACTGGGTGTCGCTCGCCCGCGAGCGCGGCGTGTTCGAACGCGACGTGCTGCCGGGATTCCTGTCGCGGACGCGCTGGTATCCCGAGCACAATCCCAAGCACATCGAGGCTGCGCTGACGTCGGCAGTGCCGTTCAGCGACATCGGCGACAACAGGCCGTGGATCGCGTTTTTCGAGACGGCGCATGACGACGTCACGACACGCTATGTGCTGCCGATGCAGATCGAATGGGTTCGTTTCGACCGCGAGCGCTTCAATCCGAGGGCGCTCGCCGCCGTGCGCCAGGGCGCACGCGAAGGCACGCTGCTCGACGTTGCCACCGACCAGATCTTTATCGGGCTGTTCCTGCGCGGCTTGTCGCAGAACCTCGTGGTGGACGAGAACAATCTGCGGCTCGAGTTCAAGCCGACAAGCCGGTTCGCGGATTACACCGTGAAGGAGCCCGCGCGCATTCGTGCGGTCGAGCAGTCGAACAGCACGGCGCTGGTCGACAACCAATATGTTGCCAAAATCTATCGCCGGCTCGAAAGCGGCACCAACCCGGAGATCGAAATCGGCAATTATCTCACCGAGGTCGCTCGCTTTCCCAATACGCCGGCGCTGCTCGGCAGCGTCGAGCTGGTCGAGGGCGCCAGCCGCAGCGCGGTCGGCGTGCTGCATGCCTATGTCGAGAACCAGGGTGACGGTTGGGCCGTCACCACCGGCTACCTCGACCGCTATGTCGACGAGCAGCGCGTGCTGCCGCCGGACGAGACGCACCGGGAGACCCAGGAGCAGGGGCCCTATTTGCACTTCGTGACGCAGATCGGCCGTCGGCTCGCCGAGCTGCACATGGCGCTCGCCGCCGCGAAATCCACCGACCTTGCCCCTCAACCGATCGGCAAGGCGGACGTCAAGCGTTGGACGACTGACCTCAAGGGACGGGCCGAGCGGGTCTTCGACCGGCTGGCCGACATCAGGGACGGCCTGCGCGAAGGCGACCAGCCGCTGGTCGACCAGCTGGCCGCGATGCGTGCGACCGTGCCGGATCACATCGATGCGCTCTTGCCATCCGACATTGGCGGGTTGAACATCCGTCATCATGGCGACTTCCGCCTCGGGCAAACTCTGATCGTGAAGGACGACATCTTCATCATCGATTTCGACGGCGATCCGCACCTCACACTGGCCGACAAGCGGCGCAAGCTGCCTGCCGCGCGCGATGTTGCGGGCCTGGTCCGCTCGATTGATCTTTCGGTTAACGCCGCGCTAGGCCGAGCGCTGTCGGGCGGCAGTGACGAACACGGCCGGCTCGCGGCCGCGCTCGGCGAATGGCGCGGGCGCGCCACCGCGACCTTCCTGTCCGCCTATCGTGAGGCCATGACCGACCGGCGGCTCTGGCCGGAAGATGCACATTGCGCGGAAAGCATGTTAAGGTTTTTCCTGCTTGATCTAGCGTTCGACGAGGTAGAGTACGAGCTGTCCCACCGGCCCGAGGGGCTCCATGCGCCGCTGACCGGCCTGCTTCGCATTCTGTCCAGTGCCGGGAGCGAAGCCCATGCCTAA
- the glgB gene encoding 1,4-alpha-glucan branching protein GlgB, translating into MPKLPAEAYAIIEGRHSDPFHYLGMHPEGGKSVVRAFLPEASNVEAVGEHGEVAPLDRVHASGLFIGALPNGSKHYQLRAKFGDSVVEFEDAYRFPPILTDFDLYLLGEGTHQRLYDKLGAHPMRLEGIEGIGFVVLAPNARRVSVVGDFNFWDGRRHPMRVRGAGYWELFIPHARSGDHYKFEIIGPHGHLLPLKSDPMAFASEVRPKTASIVFDEAHLPRPRPAPDGINALSAPMSIYEVHLGSWRRKSGNEWLTYRELAEQLPAYARDMGFTHLEFLPVSEHPFDGSWGYQPTGLYAPTSRFGGPEDFAALIDACHREGIGVLLDWVPGHFPDDPHGLGSFDGTALYEHANPLQGRHLDWGTLIYNYGRTEVTNFLVSNALFWLERYAIDGLRVDAVASMLYLDYSRPPGAWIPNQYGGRENIEAINFLRRFNTELFARFPQATTAAEESTAWPQVSRPVEFGGLGFGYKWNMGWMHDTLNYISKDPIHRKYHHGEILFGLHYAFSENFILPLSHDEVVHGKRSIFGRMPGDEWQRFANLRAYYSFMFGHPGKKLLFMGGEIAQSREWNHDQSLDWHLLEYRYHQGVQALVRDLNRLYRAVPALHQMDCDQAGFEWLITDDANRNVFAWLRKGFDEHARCLVVINFSPNVYRNYRVPVPFEGKWKEVFNSDSAHYGGTNVGNIGEVQTVAGKSPELCLTVPPLAAIFLVPES; encoded by the coding sequence ATGCCTAAACTGCCAGCCGAAGCCTACGCCATCATCGAGGGCCGCCACTCCGACCCCTTCCACTATCTCGGGATGCATCCCGAGGGTGGCAAGAGCGTGGTGCGGGCCTTCCTGCCCGAGGCCTCCAACGTCGAGGCGGTCGGTGAGCATGGCGAGGTCGCGCCGCTCGACCGCGTCCACGCGTCAGGCCTGTTCATCGGCGCCCTGCCCAACGGCTCCAAGCACTACCAGCTTCGCGCCAAATTCGGCGACAGCGTCGTCGAGTTCGAGGACGCCTATCGCTTTCCGCCGATCCTGACCGATTTCGACCTCTATCTGCTCGGCGAAGGCACGCATCAGCGGCTCTACGACAAGCTCGGCGCGCATCCGATGCGGCTGGAGGGCATCGAGGGCATCGGCTTCGTGGTGCTCGCGCCGAACGCGCGGCGCGTCTCCGTGGTCGGCGATTTCAATTTCTGGGATGGGCGGCGTCACCCGATGCGGGTTCGCGGCGCCGGCTATTGGGAATTGTTCATTCCGCATGCCAGATCCGGCGATCATTACAAGTTCGAGATCATCGGACCGCATGGCCATCTGCTGCCGCTGAAATCCGATCCCATGGCGTTTGCCAGCGAGGTGCGGCCGAAGACGGCGTCGATCGTGTTCGACGAGGCGCATCTGCCGCGGCCGCGGCCGGCGCCCGACGGCATCAACGCGCTGTCGGCGCCGATGTCGATCTACGAGGTCCATCTCGGCTCGTGGCGGCGCAAGAGCGGCAATGAATGGCTGACCTATCGCGAGCTCGCCGAGCAGCTGCCGGCCTATGCCCGCGACATGGGCTTTACCCACCTCGAATTCCTGCCCGTGAGCGAGCATCCGTTCGACGGCTCCTGGGGCTACCAGCCGACCGGCCTCTATGCGCCGACCAGCCGTTTCGGCGGGCCTGAGGATTTTGCCGCGCTGATCGATGCCTGCCATCGCGAAGGCATCGGCGTGCTGCTCGACTGGGTGCCCGGGCATTTCCCTGATGATCCGCACGGGCTCGGCAGCTTCGACGGCACGGCGCTGTACGAGCACGCCAATCCGCTGCAGGGCCGTCATCTCGACTGGGGCACGCTGATCTACAATTACGGCCGCACCGAAGTGACGAACTTCCTGGTGTCGAACGCGCTGTTCTGGCTGGAGCGCTACGCCATCGACGGCCTGCGCGTCGATGCGGTCGCCTCCATGCTGTATCTCGATTACAGCCGTCCGCCCGGCGCCTGGATTCCGAACCAGTATGGCGGCCGCGAGAACATCGAGGCGATCAACTTCCTGCGTCGCTTCAACACCGAGCTGTTTGCACGCTTCCCGCAGGCGACCACGGCCGCCGAGGAATCCACCGCGTGGCCGCAGGTCTCGCGCCCGGTCGAATTCGGCGGGCTCGGCTTCGGCTACAAGTGGAACATGGGGTGGATGCACGACACGCTGAACTACATCAGCAAGGATCCGATCCACCGCAAATATCACCACGGCGAGATCCTGTTCGGCCTGCACTACGCATTCTCTGAAAACTTCATCCTGCCGCTGTCGCATGACGAGGTCGTGCACGGCAAGCGCTCGATCTTCGGCCGCATGCCCGGCGACGAATGGCAGCGCTTTGCGAACTTGCGCGCCTATTACAGCTTCATGTTCGGCCATCCCGGCAAGAAGCTGCTGTTCATGGGCGGTGAGATCGCGCAGAGCCGCGAATGGAATCACGACCAGTCGCTCGACTGGCACCTGCTCGAATACCGATATCACCAGGGCGTCCAGGCGCTGGTCCGCGACCTCAACCGGCTCTATCGCGCGGTGCCGGCGCTGCACCAGATGGACTGCGACCAGGCCGGCTTCGAATGGCTGATCACTGACGATGCCAACCGCAACGTGTTCGCCTGGCTGCGCAAGGGCTTTGACGAGCACGCACGATGTCTCGTGGTCATCAACTTCTCGCCCAACGTCTATCGCAACTACCGCGTCCCCGTGCCCTTCGAAGGCAAGTGGAAAGAGGTGTTCAATTCCGACTCCGCCCATTATGGCGGCACCAATGTCGGGAACATCGGCGAGGTGCAAACCGTTGCCGGCAAGTCGCCCGAGCTCTGCCTCACCGTTCCACCGCTCGCCGCGATCTTCCTCGTTCCGGAAAGCTGA